From the genome of Haloterrigena sp. KLK7, one region includes:
- a CDS encoding cobalt-precorrin-4/precorrin-4 C(11)-methyltransferase, which yields MTDDTQNDPQDAIDSQGERRREELDDRIFEHSAGDEQEGIPFIGAGPGNPRLLTVAGKELLEDADLVVHAGSLVNSELLEEYCGHAELVNSVGKDLEELIPLMRDAYEDGDNVVRLHSGDPAIYGAALEQMDALEHEGVSTYFVPGVTSAFAASATLRTQLTLNEVSNHVAFTRPQGKTLSPEEDHISDFVEMGDVTTCIYLGTHAVRDTMDRLLEDGRDPETPVAVIYHASWPDEDVIIGTVDDIADKVEEAGYRASAMVVIGDAVTGAGYERSFLYGDWANRGSDSSDANDADAQANETETQAGDD from the coding sequence ATGACCGACGACACGCAGAACGATCCACAAGACGCGATCGACTCGCAGGGGGAACGCCGCCGCGAGGAACTCGACGACCGGATCTTCGAGCACAGCGCCGGCGACGAACAGGAGGGAATCCCCTTCATCGGCGCGGGCCCCGGCAACCCGCGGCTGCTGACCGTCGCGGGGAAGGAACTGCTCGAGGACGCCGACCTCGTCGTCCACGCGGGCTCGCTTGTCAACAGCGAACTGCTCGAGGAGTACTGCGGCCACGCCGAGTTGGTCAATTCGGTCGGGAAGGACCTCGAGGAACTGATTCCCCTGATGCGAGACGCCTACGAGGACGGCGACAACGTCGTCCGCCTGCACAGCGGCGATCCGGCCATCTACGGGGCCGCACTCGAGCAGATGGACGCGCTGGAACACGAAGGGGTCTCGACCTACTTCGTGCCGGGCGTCACGTCGGCCTTCGCGGCCAGCGCGACGCTGCGGACCCAGTTGACGTTGAACGAGGTCTCCAACCACGTCGCGTTCACCCGACCGCAGGGGAAGACCCTGAGCCCCGAGGAGGACCACATCTCCGACTTCGTCGAGATGGGCGACGTGACGACCTGCATCTACCTCGGGACCCACGCGGTTCGGGACACGATGGATCGGCTGCTCGAGGACGGCCGGGACCCCGAGACGCCGGTCGCGGTGATCTACCACGCCTCGTGGCCGGACGAGGACGTGATCATCGGAACGGTCGACGATATCGCCGATAAGGTCGAAGAGGCAGGCTATCGGGCCTCTGCGATGGTGGTTATCGGTGATGCGGTGACCGGTGCAGGCTACGAGCGCTCCTTCCTCTACGGCGACTGGGCGAATCGAGGATCGGACTCGAGCGACGCGAACGACGCGGACGCACAGGCGAACGAAACCGAAACGCAAGCGGGAGACGATTGA
- the cbiG gene encoding cobalt-precorrin 5A hydrolase: MSTDNVDNANEDSGSDSDGGHCSTPDSDGEVAEEIAIISFGRKMDTAEEIKAEIGDRYEAIDIIEYHGDVFEEHWGEYDCFVGLMASGIAMRKTAHLLDDKWEDPAICVVDEELTWAIPITGGHHGANQVAQDLATMGAVPAMTTASEAAGKQGVESKAKAMDAHVVNGDSTVKTNLAVLDDELGPVARLEGPKAVLVGDDVTVLKRNKDDGVVLGTGSVSGADKEAFLAAWEEALEQTDYDLEDVEFVGTATRKEDEEGLLEAARELDLGVVAFDKETLLDHEGPTPSKSKELIGWPGVSEASAIAGGRERELVLEKISYENEVTVAIGR; encoded by the coding sequence ATGAGCACGGACAACGTAGACAACGCGAACGAGGATTCGGGATCGGACTCCGACGGCGGCCACTGTTCCACGCCGGATTCGGACGGCGAAGTCGCGGAGGAGATCGCGATCATCTCCTTCGGGCGGAAGATGGACACCGCCGAGGAGATCAAGGCAGAGATCGGCGATCGCTACGAGGCGATCGACATCATCGAGTACCACGGCGACGTCTTCGAGGAGCACTGGGGCGAGTACGACTGCTTCGTCGGCCTGATGGCCTCGGGAATCGCGATGCGGAAGACGGCCCACCTGCTCGACGACAAGTGGGAGGACCCCGCGATCTGCGTGGTCGACGAGGAACTGACGTGGGCCATCCCGATTACGGGCGGCCACCACGGCGCGAATCAGGTCGCACAGGATCTGGCGACGATGGGTGCCGTCCCGGCGATGACCACCGCGAGCGAGGCGGCCGGGAAACAGGGCGTCGAGTCCAAGGCCAAGGCGATGGACGCCCACGTCGTCAACGGCGACTCGACGGTGAAGACGAACCTCGCCGTTCTCGACGACGAACTCGGACCGGTCGCCCGACTCGAGGGGCCCAAAGCCGTCCTCGTCGGCGACGATGTGACGGTGCTCAAGCGCAACAAGGACGACGGCGTCGTCCTCGGTACCGGCAGCGTCTCCGGCGCCGACAAGGAGGCCTTCCTCGCCGCATGGGAGGAAGCCCTCGAGCAAACCGACTACGACCTCGAGGACGTCGAGTTCGTCGGCACCGCGACCCGGAAGGAAGACGAGGAGGGCCTGCTCGAGGCCGCCCGGGAACTCGATCTCGGCGTCGTCGCCTTCGACAAGGAAACGCTGCTCGATCACGAGGGGCCGACGCCCTCGAAATCGAAGGAGCTGATCGGCTGGCCGGGCGTCTCCGAGGCCTCCGCGATCGCGGGCGGTCGTGAACGGGAACTGGTCTTAGAGAAGATCAGTTACGAGAACGAGGTCACGGTGGCGATCGGTCGATGA